From Bacteroidota bacterium, the proteins below share one genomic window:
- a CDS encoding polysaccharide biosynthesis tyrosine autokinase has protein sequence MMQSQQPIPELQQEQEEQGIDLRYFFFNYVLRYWYLYIISLALALIVAYYYTWYVTPIYRASATVMVKQPKSSTDAADILKQLDDFTTDRNIQNEIEVLRSRGLIMKTVKDLNFDISYYLKGFVKTSERYNDAPFRFRPDTLNYFAYSTPVHIRILNDAKFEFGYFDPREEKEITGTYRFGEKITNRIGVFSLEKMDFFNNTAFNNPKFEKRNYILRFNNPERLVDQYQSALEVAIPNKQSSILRLSLENAVPDKAVDFLGKLIEVWLQSNIEDKNELARNSLNFIDEQLAIITRDLNEVEGEYEKFRSEKGITDVQTEAQSYLESAKYYDSRISEIDLKLSFLNYLENYVRQEKDLKGLSPASIGIDDALLLKLITQLNDLENQRSLLSTSATSDNPRMIELNLAIQNTKTDLLENIKSIRAGLKASQSEATTQLSRVEGKIRLLPGSQRVIVNIERQRDVKAALYTYLMQKRAETAIILASTISDNKLIDRPSAGLTPVRPVKMQIYAIAILLGLLLPVAFTYLRDALNDKIQDRVSLERSTSIPMLGIVGLSDITTEMIVREKPKGYIAEAFRSIRTNLQYFNPDRKKCFTVLVTSSIPAEGKSFCALNLATIIAMSGKRTILVGMDLRKPKSPERMELNSNVGVSNFLIGAVELKEVIQKSGVENLDIVLSGPKPPNPSELLMSDRMDVLFDFLEANYDYVVVDSPPIGLLTDAMLLSQRAMATIYVVRQNTTRKHHLEVINKLYKDGRIRNLSIILNAVKAGSLPYGYGYGYGYGYGYGYGYGSGYGYMDEDDQPKKRRFLRKKEKKNPDESAS, from the coding sequence ATGATGCAATCGCAGCAGCCCATACCGGAACTGCAACAGGAACAGGAAGAACAGGGCATTGACCTTCGTTATTTCTTTTTCAATTATGTCCTGCGGTATTGGTACTTGTATATCATCAGCCTTGCCCTGGCCCTGATCGTAGCGTACTATTATACCTGGTACGTGACGCCGATCTATCGTGCTTCCGCAACGGTCATGGTCAAGCAGCCGAAGAGTTCAACCGATGCGGCGGACATCCTGAAGCAGCTTGACGATTTTACGACCGATCGTAACATCCAGAATGAGATCGAAGTGTTGCGTTCCCGCGGTCTGATCATGAAGACCGTGAAGGATCTCAATTTCGATATCAGCTATTACCTGAAGGGATTCGTCAAGACCTCTGAACGATACAATGACGCCCCCTTCCGGTTCAGGCCGGATACGTTGAATTATTTCGCCTATTCGACACCGGTACACATCCGCATCCTCAATGATGCCAAGTTCGAATTCGGATATTTCGATCCCCGGGAGGAGAAGGAGATAACCGGGACGTATCGCTTCGGAGAGAAGATCACCAACCGGATCGGAGTCTTCTCGCTGGAGAAGATGGACTTCTTCAACAACACGGCGTTCAACAATCCCAAGTTCGAGAAGCGCAATTACATCTTGCGTTTCAATAATCCCGAACGCCTGGTCGATCAGTATCAATCCGCGTTGGAAGTCGCCATTCCCAATAAACAATCATCGATCCTGCGCTTGTCGCTGGAGAATGCCGTACCGGATAAGGCCGTAGATTTTCTCGGCAAGCTGATCGAGGTTTGGTTGCAATCGAATATTGAGGATAAGAACGAGCTCGCGCGCAATTCACTGAACTTTATCGATGAACAACTCGCGATCATCACACGCGACCTGAATGAAGTGGAAGGAGAGTACGAGAAATTCCGCTCGGAAAAGGGTATCACCGACGTACAGACCGAAGCCCAGTCGTACCTGGAGAGCGCAAAATATTACGACTCGCGAATTTCAGAAATAGACCTCAAACTGAGCTTTCTGAATTATCTCGAGAATTACGTCCGTCAGGAAAAGGACCTCAAGGGACTTTCTCCTGCAAGTATCGGAATCGATGATGCCTTGCTGCTCAAGCTGATCACGCAGCTCAACGACCTGGAAAACCAGCGTAGCCTGCTCAGCACCAGCGCGACTTCCGACAACCCCCGGATGATCGAGTTGAACCTGGCAATCCAGAATACCAAGACGGACCTGCTCGAGAATATCAAAAGCATCCGGGCGGGCCTGAAAGCTTCGCAATCCGAGGCGACGACCCAGTTGAGCAGGGTGGAAGGGAAGATCCGGTTGCTTCCCGGCTCGCAGCGCGTAATCGTAAACATCGAGCGTCAGCGCGATGTCAAAGCGGCCTTGTACACGTATCTCATGCAGAAACGTGCGGAAACGGCCATCATCCTGGCATCTACCATTTCGGATAATAAACTGATCGATCGTCCGTCGGCAGGACTTACTCCCGTGCGTCCGGTCAAAATGCAGATCTACGCGATCGCCATTCTCCTGGGCTTGTTACTGCCGGTAGCCTTTACCTACCTCCGCGATGCGCTAAACGACAAGATCCAGGACCGTGTGTCGCTGGAGCGCTCCACATCCATCCCGATGTTGGGGATAGTCGGATTGAGCGACATCACCACGGAAATGATCGTTCGTGAGAAGCCCAAGGGATACATCGCGGAAGCCTTTCGTTCCATTCGGACAAACCTTCAGTATTTCAATCCCGATCGAAAGAAGTGTTTTACGGTCCTCGTGACCTCTTCCATTCCGGCAGAAGGGAAGAGCTTTTGCGCACTCAACCTCGCCACCATCATTGCCATGTCGGGAAAGCGCACCATCCTTGTAGGTATGGACCTGCGCAAACCCAAGTCTCCGGAGCGGATGGAGCTCAACAGTAACGTCGGGGTGAGCAATTTCCTGATCGGCGCCGTTGAATTGAAAGAGGTGATTCAGAAATCCGGTGTTGAAAACCTGGACATTGTGCTTTCAGGTCCCAAGCCGCCCAATCCTTCCGAATTGCTGATGAGCGACCGGATGGATGTGCTGTTCGATTTCCTCGAAGCGAATTACGATTATGTCGTGGTGGATAGTCCGCCGATCGGTTTGTTGACCGATGCCATGCTGCTTTCTCAGCGTGCGATGGCCACCATTTATGTCGTTCGACAGAACACTACCCGCAAGCATCACCTGGAGGTGATCAATAAACTGTACAAGGACGGCCGGATCCGGAACCTCAGTATCATCCTCAATGCCGTGAAAGCAGGAAGCCTGCCCTATGGCTATGGCTACGGTTATGGTTACGGTTATGGTTACGGTTATGGCTATGGCAGTGGCTACGGTTATATGGATGAAGATGACCAGCCGAAGAAGAGACGTTTCCTCCGGAAGAAGGAGAAGAAGAACCCCGACGAGTCGGCATCCTGA